In Haladaptatus sp. QDMS2, a single window of DNA contains:
- a CDS encoding AbrB/MazE/SpoVT family DNA-binding domain-containing protein encodes MAKVDSKGRILLPKHLRERLGINPGTEVEITEQDGTAVVQPEKDPEHIISRMNELIDEAASNRELRTSEDFDEYAQDHAEIIRRQAAKHADDE; translated from the coding sequence ATGGCGAAAGTGGATTCAAAGGGCCGCATACTGCTGCCCAAGCACCTCCGTGAACGACTCGGCATCAATCCAGGTACAGAGGTTGAAATCACAGAACAAGACGGTACAGCCGTTGTCCAACCTGAAAAGGACCCAGAACACATTATCAGCCGCATGAACGAGCTTATCGATGAGGCGGCGAGCAACCGCGAACTACGAACTTCCGAAGATTTCGACGAGTACGCCCAAGACCACGCCGAAATCATCCGCAGACAGGCCGCGAAACACGCTGACGATGAGTGA